From Streptomyces fungicidicus, one genomic window encodes:
- a CDS encoding TIGR03089 family protein, whose translation MNATDRTPADLLGSALAADPGRPLVTFYDDATGERVELSVATFANWVAKTANLLQDELSVEPGDRVALLLPAHWQTAVWLLACASVGVVADVAGDPAAADVVVSGPEPESLEAARACGGPRIALALRPLGGRFPQPPEGFADYAVEVPGQGDRFVPYAPVDPEEPALIVAGREFTGAEVVERARAQAPELGLTGPGSRVLSGLPYDTWEGLNTGLYGPLATGGSVVLCRNLDLLGDDALDKRVESERATVIAR comes from the coding sequence GTGAACGCCACCGACCGCACCCCTGCCGACCTGCTGGGTTCCGCGCTCGCCGCGGACCCGGGACGCCCCCTGGTGACCTTCTACGACGACGCCACGGGCGAACGCGTCGAATTGTCCGTGGCCACCTTCGCCAATTGGGTGGCCAAGACCGCCAACCTCCTCCAGGACGAACTGTCCGTCGAACCCGGCGACCGGGTGGCCCTGCTGCTGCCCGCGCACTGGCAGACGGCGGTCTGGCTGCTGGCGTGCGCGTCGGTGGGCGTGGTCGCGGACGTGGCCGGCGACCCGGCGGCGGCGGACGTGGTAGTGAGCGGCCCGGAGCCGGAGTCGCTGGAGGCCGCGCGGGCCTGCGGGGGACCGAGGATCGCGCTGGCGCTCCGACCGCTCGGCGGGCGCTTCCCGCAGCCGCCGGAGGGCTTCGCCGACTACGCCGTCGAGGTGCCGGGACAGGGCGACCGCTTCGTGCCGTACGCGCCGGTCGACCCCGAGGAGCCGGCGCTGATCGTGGCGGGCCGGGAGTTCACCGGCGCGGAGGTGGTCGAGCGGGCCCGGGCGCAGGCGCCGGAGCTCGGTCTGACCGGGCCGGGCTCCCGGGTCCTGTCGGGGCTGCCGTACGACACCTGGGAGGGCCTGAACACGGGCCTGTACGGCCCGCTGGCGACCGGCGGCTCCGTGGTGCTCTGCCGGAACCTGGACCTTCTCGGTGACGACGCCCTGGACAAGCGGGTGGAGAGCGAGCGGGCGACGGTCATCGCCCGCTGA
- a CDS encoding glycosyltransferase family 2 protein, translated as MNANPDVRHPAVSVIMPVLNEERHLRGAVRAIIAQEYAGEMEVVIALGPSTDRTDEIAAELVAEDPRVHTVPNPTGRTPAALNAAIKASRHPVVVRVDGHGMLSPNYIATAVRLLEETGAQNVGGIMHAEGENDWEHAVAAAMTSKIGVGNAAFHTGGQAAPAETVYLGVFRREALERQGGYNVEFIRAQDWELNFRIREAGGLIWFSPELKVSYRPRPSVRALAKQYKDYGRWRHVVARYHSGSINLRYLAPPAAVCAIAAGIVVGAALTPWGFLVPGGYLAAIVLGSVPAGKGLPLKARLQIPVALATMHMSWGWGFLTSPRALAKKVIASRRPAVTADAPAA; from the coding sequence ATGAACGCCAATCCCGACGTGCGGCACCCCGCCGTTTCCGTGATCATGCCCGTGCTCAACGAGGAGCGGCACCTGCGCGGCGCCGTCCGCGCGATCATCGCCCAGGAGTACGCCGGCGAGATGGAGGTCGTGATCGCCCTCGGTCCGTCCACGGACCGCACGGACGAGATCGCCGCCGAGCTGGTGGCCGAGGACCCCCGGGTGCACACCGTGCCCAACCCGACCGGCCGCACCCCGGCCGCCCTCAACGCGGCGATCAAGGCCTCGCGCCATCCGGTCGTGGTCCGCGTCGACGGGCACGGGATGCTCTCCCCGAACTACATCGCGACCGCCGTACGGCTCCTGGAGGAGACCGGCGCGCAGAACGTCGGCGGCATCATGCACGCCGAGGGCGAGAACGACTGGGAGCACGCCGTCGCCGCCGCGATGACCTCGAAGATAGGCGTGGGCAACGCCGCCTTCCACACCGGCGGCCAGGCCGCCCCCGCCGAGACGGTGTACCTGGGCGTGTTCCGCCGGGAGGCGCTGGAGCGCCAGGGCGGCTACAACGTGGAGTTCATCCGCGCCCAGGACTGGGAGCTGAACTTCCGCATCCGTGAGGCCGGCGGGCTGATCTGGTTCTCGCCGGAGCTGAAGGTGTCGTACCGGCCGCGGCCGAGCGTGCGGGCGCTGGCCAAGCAGTACAAGGACTACGGCCGCTGGCGGCACGTCGTGGCCCGCTACCACTCCGGTTCCATCAACCTGCGCTACCTGGCCCCGCCGGCCGCGGTCTGCGCGATCGCGGCCGGGATCGTGGTGGGCGCGGCGCTGACGCCGTGGGGCTTCCTGGTGCCCGGCGGCTATCTCGCGGCGATCGTGCTGGGGTCGGTACCCGCCGGCAAGGGCCTGCCGCTCAAGGCACGGCTGCAGATCCCGGTGGCCCTGGCCACCATGCACATGTCGTGGGGCTGGGGCTTCCTGACCAGCCCGCGCGCCCTGGCCAAGAAGGTCATCGCCTCGCGCCGCCCCGCCGTCACCGCGGACGCGCCGGCCGCCTGA
- a CDS encoding LCP family protein, producing MDAQDRGRADNFDPADQWVLNPSTGEYELRLGPSAAQSPVPGPRGPRGRGAGSARGRSTPPGGASGRSRRGAPERETADRETSGPDVPPQRRRRAAPEEPPPGRRGRRPAKKSKAKKVLIWTGGTMAFVVLAAGAAGYLYLEHLNDNIQSVSDDGASTGGFSKDKAINILLIGTDKRTGAGNDGYGDTGSAGHADTTLLLHVSKDRTNATALSIPRDLIVDVPDCPTEQEDGSQKVIPGSPGVRFNTSLGQSGRTPSCTMRTVTELTGIKPDNFMVADFNAVKTLTSAVDGVEVCLAKDIDDPDSHLKLPKGTHTIEGEEALAFVRTRHSVGTGGDLSRIELQQQFLSALMRKLKSNDTLTSPSKMLKLAEAGTEALTVDSQLNSIGKLKDLGLELGKLNVKNLTFTTVPVLDNPAETVKATVVLNEAKAPAIFDLISNDVSFTEVKQQKKKEKAAVAARLKGEKAPASEVRVQIMNGGAEAGSAQETLSWLQVEQGVAKSENAGNAPEELSKTTLEYAPDQADQARRLADILGLSGSAMKPGESVTNSQGVPAMTLTLGKDFKGAGVSLTKPDKAPDDIEKSTADKVECAK from the coding sequence GTGGACGCGCAAGACCGTGGGCGGGCGGACAACTTCGATCCCGCAGACCAGTGGGTACTCAACCCGAGCACCGGCGAATACGAACTGCGACTGGGTCCTTCCGCAGCGCAGTCACCTGTTCCCGGCCCTCGTGGGCCGCGTGGCCGCGGCGCGGGCTCCGCGCGCGGCCGGTCGACGCCGCCGGGCGGCGCGTCCGGGCGGTCCCGCCGGGGTGCGCCGGAGCGGGAGACGGCCGACCGTGAGACGTCCGGCCCTGACGTGCCGCCGCAGCGCAGACGCCGGGCCGCGCCGGAGGAGCCGCCCCCCGGGCGGCGCGGACGCCGGCCGGCGAAGAAGTCGAAGGCGAAGAAGGTCCTCATCTGGACCGGCGGCACCATGGCGTTCGTGGTGCTCGCCGCCGGCGCGGCCGGCTACCTCTACCTGGAGCACCTGAACGACAACATCCAGTCCGTGTCCGACGACGGCGCGAGCACCGGTGGCTTCAGCAAGGACAAGGCGATCAACATCCTGCTGATCGGCACCGACAAGCGCACCGGCGCGGGCAACGACGGCTACGGCGACACGGGCAGCGCGGGTCACGCCGACACCACGCTCCTGCTCCACGTCTCCAAGGACCGTACGAACGCGACCGCGCTCAGCATCCCGCGCGACCTGATAGTCGACGTCCCCGACTGCCCCACCGAGCAGGAGGACGGCAGCCAGAAGGTGATCCCGGGCTCCCCCGGCGTCCGCTTCAACACCAGCCTCGGCCAGAGCGGCCGTACCCCAAGCTGCACCATGCGCACCGTGACCGAGCTGACTGGGATCAAGCCGGACAACTTCATGGTGGCCGACTTCAACGCGGTGAAGACGCTGACCTCCGCGGTGGACGGCGTCGAGGTGTGCCTGGCCAAGGACATCGACGACCCGGACTCCCATCTGAAGCTGCCCAAGGGCACGCACACCATCGAGGGCGAGGAGGCGCTGGCGTTCGTGCGCACCCGGCACTCCGTCGGCACCGGCGGCGACCTGAGCCGGATCGAGCTGCAACAGCAGTTCCTCAGCGCGCTGATGCGGAAGCTGAAGTCCAACGACACCCTCACCAGCCCCTCGAAGATGCTCAAGCTGGCGGAGGCGGGCACCGAGGCACTCACCGTCGACTCCCAGCTGAACAGCATCGGCAAGCTCAAGGACCTCGGTCTGGAACTGGGCAAGCTCAACGTCAAGAACCTGACCTTCACGACCGTTCCGGTGCTCGACAACCCCGCGGAGACGGTGAAGGCGACCGTCGTCCTCAACGAGGCCAAGGCCCCGGCGATCTTCGACCTGATCAGCAACGACGTGTCGTTCACCGAGGTCAAGCAGCAGAAGAAGAAGGAGAAGGCCGCCGTCGCCGCCCGGCTGAAGGGCGAGAAGGCGCCGGCCTCCGAGGTCCGGGTGCAGATCATGAACGGCGGCGCCGAAGCCGGCAGCGCCCAGGAGACCCTCAGCTGGCTGCAGGTCGAACAGGGCGTCGCCAAGTCGGAGAACGCCGGCAACGCGCCGGAGGAACTGAGCAAGACCACGCTGGAGTACGCCCCCGACCAGGCCGACCAGGCACGCCGCCTGGCCGACATCCTGGGTCTGTCGGGGTCGGCGATGAAGCCCGGTGAGAGCGTCACCAACTCCCAGGGCGTGCCCGCCATGACGCTGACCCTCGGCAAGGACTTCAAGGGTGCCGGCGTCTCGCTCACGAAGCCGGACAAGGCGCCCGACGACATCGAGAAGTCCACGGCGGACAAGGTCGAGTGCGCCAAGTGA
- a CDS encoding LCP family protein has product MTQSGVHEGTARPGRHGGERSGGRPAPDDDGGEGGGEGGPGKGPGRPGGRGRRALRWSATTLAVLILGTAGAGYLYYEHLNGNIEKGERSSGDSEAQKAEPNAAGQTPLNILLIGSDSRASDENVKLGGGRDTRGNPPLGDVQMLIHLAADRESAAVVSIPRDTRVDIPRCEDPKTGDAYPATNDIINTSLGRGGPGCTLATWQNLTGVYIDHWMTIDFAGVVSMADAIGGVEVCVNQNVWDRPLPGVPGGSGLKMRAGSEKVEGERALQWLRTRHAWGSDLLRARAQHMYMNSMIRTLREQNVFTDTGRLTDLAEAATTSLTVSEEIGSVKKLYDLGMQLKTVPPERITMTTLPTVEDPQNRNHLLPADAGAEQVWAMLRDDVAFDAKGGASNKDGKSDKSDKSGKDGKKAAAAASGDPAAPDGEIAVQVRNATRSATLGPVGGRAAAIAGTLVSKGFTRAAPDTSAALAEERTEVRYPGAASRGDAQRVAESLGIPASSVKRSTGVSGVTVVVGADWREGTVYPEQPAPEAGDLPEDADALNGSETGKCMDVYKPYRW; this is encoded by the coding sequence ATGACGCAGAGCGGTGTGCACGAGGGAACCGCCCGGCCCGGCCGCCACGGCGGTGAGCGCTCCGGTGGACGTCCGGCTCCGGACGACGACGGCGGCGAAGGGGGCGGTGAAGGCGGTCCGGGGAAAGGCCCGGGCCGGCCGGGCGGGCGGGGCCGGCGCGCGCTGCGCTGGTCGGCGACGACCCTGGCCGTGCTGATACTCGGGACGGCCGGCGCCGGTTACCTGTACTACGAGCACCTGAACGGCAACATCGAGAAGGGCGAGCGCAGCAGCGGTGACTCCGAGGCGCAGAAGGCCGAGCCGAACGCTGCCGGGCAGACGCCGCTGAACATCCTGTTGATCGGCTCCGACAGCCGCGCCTCCGACGAGAACGTGAAGCTCGGCGGCGGCCGGGACACCCGCGGCAACCCGCCGCTGGGCGATGTGCAGATGCTGATCCACCTCGCCGCCGACCGTGAGAGCGCGGCCGTGGTGAGCATCCCGCGCGACACCCGGGTGGACATCCCCCGGTGCGAGGACCCGAAGACCGGTGACGCCTACCCGGCGACCAACGACATCATCAACACCTCGCTGGGCCGCGGCGGTCCCGGCTGCACGCTGGCCACCTGGCAGAACCTCACCGGCGTCTACATCGACCACTGGATGACGATCGACTTCGCCGGCGTGGTGAGCATGGCCGACGCCATCGGGGGCGTCGAGGTCTGCGTCAACCAGAACGTGTGGGACCGCCCGCTGCCCGGCGTACCCGGCGGCTCGGGCCTGAAGATGCGGGCCGGGTCCGAGAAGGTCGAGGGCGAGCGGGCGCTGCAGTGGCTGCGCACCCGGCACGCCTGGGGCAGTGACCTGCTGCGGGCGCGGGCACAGCACATGTACATGAACTCGATGATCCGCACCCTGCGGGAACAGAACGTCTTCACCGACACGGGCAGGCTGACGGACCTGGCGGAGGCGGCGACGACGTCGCTGACGGTCTCGGAGGAGATCGGCTCGGTGAAGAAGCTGTACGACCTGGGGATGCAGCTGAAGACGGTGCCGCCGGAGCGCATCACGATGACGACGCTGCCCACGGTCGAGGACCCGCAGAACCGCAACCACCTGCTCCCGGCCGACGCCGGCGCCGAACAGGTGTGGGCCATGCTCCGCGACGACGTGGCGTTCGACGCCAAGGGCGGCGCGAGCAACAAGGACGGCAAGAGCGACAAGAGCGACAAGAGCGGCAAGGACGGGAAGAAGGCGGCCGCCGCGGCCTCCGGCGACCCGGCCGCACCCGACGGGGAGATCGCCGTCCAGGTGCGGAACGCCACCCGCTCCGCGACCCTCGGCCCGGTCGGCGGCAGGGCGGCCGCGATCGCCGGGACGCTGGTCTCGAAGGGCTTCACCCGGGCCGCCCCGGACACGTCCGCCGCCCTCGCCGAGGAACGGACCGAAGTACGCTACCCGGGCGCCGCGTCGCGCGGGGACGCCCAGCGGGTCGCCGAGTCGCTCGGGATCCCGGCGAGTTCGGTCAAGCGGTCCACCGGTGTCTCCGGTGTCACGGTGGTGGTCGGCGCGGACTGGCGCGAGGGCACGGTCTATCCGGAGCAGCCGGCGCCCGAGGCCGGGGACCTGCCGGAGGACGCCGACGCCCTCAACGGCTCGGAGACGGGCAAGTGCATGGACGTGTACAAGCCCTACCGCTGGTAG
- a CDS encoding LCP family protein yields the protein MEESPDGKPSDGAHAPRPHRVRRLLTWSAATLALLMVVGAGAGYLYYRQLNDNIKKDTLNLGDNKVAEPTPNAAGQTPLNILLIGSDARDSEENQQLGGARETFGSTPLADVQMLVHLSADRSNMSVVSMPRDTLLEIPKCTDPEDGTVYPASDGRTMTNQSLGHGGPGCTVATWQELTGIHIDHFVMVDFAGVVSMADAVGGVPVCVDANIHSRDSQGHGSGLKLEEGTNYIKGEQALQWLRTRYGFEDGSDLARAKAQHMYMNSLVRQLRENASLSSPNKLRRLAEKATEALTVDPGLDTVKKLYDLSTELRKVAPERVTMTTMPNRYVGARVEPTEDAEKLFRLVREDIALDGKDAKPAKAEPEAPKGPADPAADDADIAVQVVNGTRTDTLAAAAGRTGTVRDALKEKGFTGATADTTSAVSAKRTVVRYPSADLEGDARRVAEALGIPAGSVKRSTDVSGVTLVVGADWREGTAYEAPEDDNTTPESAQALNGADDEACMHVSPGFTW from the coding sequence CTGGAAGAGAGCCCGGACGGGAAACCCTCCGACGGCGCCCACGCCCCCCGCCCGCACCGGGTGCGCCGGCTGCTCACCTGGTCCGCGGCGACCCTCGCACTGCTCATGGTCGTCGGGGCGGGCGCGGGTTACCTCTACTACCGGCAGCTGAACGACAACATCAAGAAGGACACCCTCAACCTGGGGGACAACAAGGTCGCCGAGCCGACGCCGAACGCGGCCGGGCAGACCCCGCTGAACATCCTGCTCATCGGCAGCGACGCCCGGGACTCCGAGGAGAACCAGCAACTCGGCGGCGCCCGCGAGACGTTCGGCTCCACCCCGCTCGCCGACGTGCAGATGCTGGTGCACCTGTCCGCCGACCGGTCCAACATGTCCGTGGTCAGCATGCCGCGCGACACCCTGCTCGAGATCCCCAAGTGCACCGACCCCGAGGACGGCACGGTGTACCCGGCGAGCGACGGGCGCACGATGACCAACCAGAGCCTCGGGCACGGCGGTCCCGGCTGCACCGTGGCCACCTGGCAGGAGCTCACCGGCATCCACATCGACCACTTCGTCATGGTCGACTTCGCCGGCGTGGTGTCCATGGCGGACGCGGTCGGCGGTGTCCCGGTGTGCGTCGACGCGAACATCCACTCCCGCGACAGCCAGGGCCACGGCTCCGGTCTGAAACTGGAGGAGGGCACCAACTACATCAAGGGCGAACAGGCCCTGCAGTGGCTGCGTACCCGCTACGGCTTCGAGGACGGCAGCGACCTCGCCCGCGCCAAGGCACAGCACATGTACATGAACTCGCTGGTCCGGCAACTGCGGGAGAACGCCTCCCTGAGCAGCCCCAACAAGCTGCGCAGACTGGCCGAGAAGGCCACCGAGGCGCTCACCGTCGACCCCGGGCTGGACACGGTGAAGAAGCTCTACGACCTGAGCACCGAGCTGCGCAAGGTGGCGCCGGAGCGCGTCACCATGACCACGATGCCCAACCGGTACGTGGGCGCCCGGGTGGAGCCGACGGAGGACGCCGAGAAGCTGTTCCGCCTGGTCCGTGAGGACATCGCCCTCGACGGCAAGGACGCGAAGCCGGCGAAGGCCGAGCCGGAGGCGCCGAAGGGGCCGGCGGACCCGGCCGCCGACGACGCCGACATCGCCGTACAGGTCGTCAACGGCACCCGCACCGACACCCTGGCCGCCGCCGCGGGGCGCACCGGCACGGTCCGCGACGCGCTGAAGGAGAAGGGCTTCACCGGGGCGACCGCCGACACCACCAGCGCGGTCAGCGCCAAGCGGACGGTGGTGCGCTATCCGAGCGCCGACCTGGAGGGCGACGCCCGGCGGGTCGCCGAGGCGCTCGGCATCCCGGCGGGTTCGGTGAAACGGTCCACCGACGTGTCCGGCGTCACCCTCGTCGTCGGCGCCGACTGGCGCGAGGGCACGGCGTACGAGGCACCCGAGGACGACAACACCACACCCGAGTCGGCGCAGGCCCTCAACGGTGCCGACGACGAGGCGTGCATGCACGTCAGCCCCGGCTTCACCTGGTGA
- a CDS encoding LCP family protein, protein MSDTAGASSEPPEDRRALGPGTGSSASGRGRARRRRRRWAWGAGITATVVLLAAAGAGWAVYVKLEGNITADEAAAAELARYEKERPTALVKDARNILLIGSDSRSGEGNARYGRDAGSERSDTVILLHLSTGRHTATAVSVPRDLMVAVPSCRRPDGSRSEPAFTMFNSAFAVGGSACTIRTVEKLTGIRVDHHVVVDFDGFKDMVDAVDGVEVCLREPVDDKDARLKLPAGRVKLNGEQALGYVRARKTLGDGSDTSRMERQQRFLGALVNKVSGNDVLLNPVKLYPVLDAATSSLTTDPELASLRSLYDLSRGLRGIPTEGVQFLTVPREPYSGDPNRDQLAQPAAEKLFERLRRDAPVAVNADGNRKNTQEGPGKAPDGASPAPTFSGNTAAEDSCA, encoded by the coding sequence ATGAGCGACACCGCAGGCGCGTCCTCCGAACCGCCGGAGGACAGGCGCGCCCTCGGCCCGGGGACGGGGTCCTCGGCGAGCGGGCGGGGCCGGGCCCGGCGCCGCCGGCGGCGCTGGGCGTGGGGCGCCGGCATCACGGCCACCGTCGTGCTGCTCGCGGCCGCGGGCGCCGGGTGGGCGGTGTACGTGAAGCTGGAGGGGAACATCACCGCGGACGAGGCGGCGGCCGCCGAACTCGCGCGGTACGAGAAGGAACGGCCTACGGCGCTCGTCAAGGACGCCCGGAACATCCTGCTGATCGGTTCGGACTCGCGCTCCGGGGAGGGGAACGCCCGCTACGGACGGGACGCGGGGTCGGAGCGTTCGGACACCGTGATCCTGCTGCATCTCTCCACGGGCCGGCACACCGCCACCGCGGTGTCCGTCCCGCGCGATCTGATGGTGGCCGTGCCCAGCTGCCGCCGCCCCGACGGATCACGCTCCGAACCGGCATTCACGATGTTCAACTCCGCTTTCGCGGTGGGCGGTTCGGCGTGCACCATCCGAACGGTGGAGAAACTCACGGGGATTCGCGTCGACCACCATGTCGTCGTGGACTTCGACGGTTTCAAGGACATGGTCGACGCGGTGGACGGCGTAGAGGTGTGCCTGCGCGAGCCCGTCGACGACAAGGACGCCCGGCTGAAACTGCCGGCGGGCCGGGTGAAGCTGAACGGGGAGCAGGCGCTCGGTTATGTCCGGGCCCGCAAGACCCTCGGCGACGGCAGCGACACCAGCCGTATGGAACGGCAGCAGCGCTTCCTCGGCGCGCTCGTCAACAAGGTCAGCGGCAACGACGTGCTGCTGAATCCGGTGAAGCTCTATCCCGTGCTGGACGCGGCCACCTCGTCACTCACGACCGACCCGGAACTGGCCAGTCTGCGCAGTCTGTACGACCTCTCCCGGGGGCTGCGCGGGATCCCCACGGAAGGCGTGCAATTCCTGACCGTCCCGCGGGAGCCGTACTCCGGGGACCCCAATAGGGACCAACTCGCGCAGCCCGCCGCGGAGAAACTCTTCGAACGGCTGCGCAGGGACGCACCCGTGGCGGTAAACGCGGACGGTAACCGGAAGAACACGCAGGAGGGACCGGGCAAGGCGCCCGATGGCGCTTCTCCGGCCCCGACCTTCTCGGGCAACACCGCCGCCGAGGACTCCTGCGCGTAA
- a CDS encoding LCP family protein, translating into MRTVTTLSVVVLASAGIGHAVMSSLDEDITRVDPFRDMKNRPEAGHGMNILLVGTDGRERIGEEERRKYRLGGAPCHCTDTMMIVHISADRDRASVVSLPRDSYAVTPPHTDRVSGEHHKGHPVKLNAAYAEGGPRLTVRTVEKMTRVKIDHYLEVDFTSFMKTVDVVGGVEICTGTPLKDKYTGLDLPAGRHTLEGGRALQYVRARHVDGASDLSRMKRQQHFMAALVDRATSSGILLNPMKFRDVTRAVLGSVRADKGFGTGEFLDLGRAMRNFSPSSSEFTTVPIGRMGYAVKGVGSTLKWDAEKAEHIFEALRRDRPLSARRTADAALRVPVDPRQIRVQVENGTHTAGLGRRVDAALAATGFATTRAPANAAHQDVRRTVVAYDPRWDRSAKSLAAALPGSELRAVKGQGATLKVIAGTDFEKVRKVRAQDPGQGEFGVVRGDEVGCS; encoded by the coding sequence ATGCGCACGGTCACCACGCTGTCGGTCGTGGTGCTCGCGTCCGCGGGGATCGGGCACGCGGTGATGAGCAGCCTGGACGAGGACATCACCCGGGTCGACCCGTTCCGCGACATGAAGAACCGCCCCGAGGCCGGTCACGGCATGAACATCCTGCTCGTCGGCACCGACGGCCGGGAGCGGATCGGCGAGGAGGAGCGGCGGAAGTACCGGCTCGGCGGGGCGCCCTGCCACTGCACCGACACGATGATGATCGTGCACATCTCGGCGGACCGCGACCGCGCCAGCGTGGTCAGCCTGCCCCGCGACTCGTACGCCGTGACGCCCCCGCACACCGACCGCGTGAGCGGCGAGCACCACAAGGGGCACCCCGTGAAACTGAACGCGGCGTACGCGGAGGGCGGGCCGCGGCTGACCGTGCGCACCGTGGAGAAGATGACCCGGGTGAAGATCGACCACTACCTGGAGGTCGACTTCACCAGCTTCATGAAGACCGTGGACGTGGTCGGCGGCGTCGAGATCTGCACCGGCACACCGCTGAAGGACAAGTACACCGGTCTCGACCTGCCGGCCGGCCGGCACACCCTCGAAGGCGGCCGGGCCCTGCAGTACGTGCGCGCCCGGCACGTCGACGGCGCCTCCGACCTCAGCCGGATGAAGCGCCAGCAGCACTTCATGGCGGCCCTGGTGGACCGGGCCACCTCCTCCGGGATCCTGCTGAACCCGATGAAATTCCGCGACGTGACCCGCGCCGTGCTCGGCTCGGTCCGCGCCGACAAGGGCTTCGGCACCGGCGAGTTCCTCGACCTCGGCCGGGCGATGCGGAACTTCTCCCCCTCGTCCTCCGAGTTCACCACCGTGCCGATCGGGAGGATGGGGTACGCCGTGAAGGGCGTCGGCTCCACGCTGAAGTGGGACGCCGAGAAGGCGGAGCACATCTTCGAGGCACTGCGCCGGGACCGGCCGCTCTCCGCGCGCCGCACCGCCGACGCGGCGCTGCGCGTCCCCGTGGACCCGCGGCAGATCCGCGTCCAGGTGGAGAACGGCACCCACACCGCGGGCCTCGGCCGGCGGGTGGACGCGGCGCTGGCCGCGACCGGATTCGCCACCACCCGGGCCCCGGCCAACGCCGCGCACCAGGACGTGCGGCGCACCGTCGTCGCCTACGACCCCCGCTGGGACCGCTCCGCGAAGTCCCTGGCCGCGGCGCTGCCGGGCAGCGAACTGCGCGCGGTGAAGGGCCAGGGCGCCACGCTGAAGGTGATCGCGGGCACCGACTTCGAGAAGGTCCGCAAGGTGCGGGCGCAGGATCCGGGACAGGGCGAGTTCGGTGTGGTGCGGGGCGACGAGGTCGGCTGCTCCTGA
- a CDS encoding acyl-CoA thioesterase — MTDQAPAAAMDGPDIPGKPTSASRTTLSHIMTHNDTNLLGTVHGGVIMKLVDDAAGAVAGRHSGGPAVTASMDEMAFLEPVRVGDLVHVKAQVNWTGRTSMEVGVRVLAERWNESAPATQVGSAYLVFAAVDADGKPRRVPQVIPETERDERRRQEAQIRRTHRLARRRAIVELREKRAAEGLED; from the coding sequence ATGACAGACCAGGCCCCAGCCGCAGCAATGGACGGTCCGGACATCCCGGGCAAGCCCACCTCGGCGTCCCGCACCACCCTCAGCCACATCATGACCCACAACGACACCAACCTGCTGGGTACGGTGCACGGCGGAGTGATCATGAAGCTCGTCGACGACGCGGCGGGCGCCGTCGCCGGACGGCACTCCGGAGGGCCTGCCGTCACCGCCTCCATGGACGAGATGGCCTTTCTGGAGCCGGTCCGCGTGGGCGACCTGGTCCATGTGAAGGCCCAGGTGAACTGGACCGGCCGGACCTCGATGGAGGTCGGCGTGCGGGTGCTGGCCGAGCGCTGGAACGAGTCCGCGCCGGCCACCCAGGTCGGCTCGGCGTACCTGGTGTTCGCGGCCGTCGACGCCGACGGCAAGCCGCGCCGGGTGCCGCAGGTGATACCCGAGACCGAGCGGGACGAGCGCCGCCGCCAGGAGGCCCAGATCCGCCGCACGCACCGGCTGGCCCGCCGCCGGGCGATCGTGGAGCTGCGGGAGAAGCGGGCCGCGGAGGGCCTCGAGGACTGA